ATTAACATTTGAAATGCACGGGAGAAGATATATTGAAATAGAAACACTGTCAGACAGCAAAAGTTGTTACTTTCAACCACTAGACATACTGGAATTCTATACACATGGACTAGACCAAACAGGTGAGGCGATTGCCAAAAAAAGATGGGCAACACTAAGGTCTACTGCCTTCGGATACGGAATGAAAATCAATGAAGCAGGATTCTTACTTCACTCTATGATACCACTTCAATTCATCCTCAAAAACGAAGCAGGAACACCAATAGAACAAACAACACCAAATATTCAAACATTTATGGAAATTTTCAAAGACACAAATTACAGCTATGGAAAAGTGACATTCCCATCTACAACAACATTAGCAAAATGGCTGGAAAACCCACAGCAAGCAACACTGGACCAGTCAGCTGTAAACCCAGAATGGTTAATCGCAACAATGGGACACTACGACACTATGAGACCAGGAGATAGAAAAGCATTTACAATACATCCTGATAATGCTTCATGGTACAAAATAGCAAATGCAAGTGGAGTGGAATCAAACAAATGGAACTACTTACCACTCTGGGGAGGAGCACGAGCATGGACACGACCATCATCGGGCGTACTTTGCTACAATCCAATGCGAGCAGACCAAACACATGGGATCTTCATGCGCATGACACCTGTAAAGGATACTAATGGAGCCTTAATAAAATTTAGAGCTAGGATTACTATGGAACATTTCATTAATATAACTATAAGACTACCGCCTGACGGCATGGAGACAGGACCATCGTCCGTATATAATCAACACCTACAAGCCCTCATGGcccaaaataatgtaactgagtaTATTGTTAACCACCCATTctaaacaaaaaatacaaaatgtacaaaatgtaaaaaaaataccGAAAATAAAAAAACAACCCAACAAAGTTTATAATTATCCACACATACGAGGAGTACTATGAATTGTCAATGTGAAGGGGTGAAGTAAATCCTCCTACCTCACATAGCCAAAATACAGCCCTTCACTCAGTCATCGGCATTGGGGCCTTCGGCCCCTTGTCCACCCTCGGACCCCCGAAGGGGGATTTTCAGGTCCTCTGATTGGCCAAAAGGGTGACGTGGCCTCACGTGATTGGTTGTTGGGGAATGCGAAGCGCTTCGCGTGGGGTATATAAGAGGGAGGACCCCACGAGCCTATTAGTTCTATCCGAGGGTGGACAAGAGCAAGGCACTGTAGAAGGAGTGAAGACCTTCTACTATGTCGACATCATCACAAAGTAAGTATATGAAGATATTTACATTTGTTAATGTGAAGGGTGAAGTAAAACCTCCTACCTCACATAGCCAAATATACTAACCTTCATCTCTTTCTTTACAGAACACGAATGGGACCTATCTCCTGACGAATACCTACAACTCGGAGGACAATACTTCTTCTACAGGCATTCTAAAGTGTGGTGTAAACAGTGCAAAGTGCCAATTGATTATTGTAGTGCAGATAAATACAGAGAGGAAAATATACAATCGTGTGCTGACTGTAAACTAGACGAGTGGCTATCAGATCTCTTTGAACTACAGAAATACGCAGACCAAAATGACACCAGAACTACCGAAAACAGAGAAAGGATTCTACATCTATCCAAGATCATACCTGATAGTGGGGATAAGCAGCAGCAAGAGAATTCAGGAAGTGATAGAGAATTGGTACCAGAAACTCCCAATAGAACACGAGTTTCTGAAACAGTGGACACC
This Procambarus clarkii isolate CNS0578487 unplaced genomic scaffold, FALCON_Pclarkii_2.0 HiC_scaffold_318, whole genome shotgun sequence DNA region includes the following protein-coding sequences:
- the LOC138361345 gene encoding uncharacterized protein, which gives rise to MADDEHMEEGEHGEGGGGEGNPHKAIQFKTETLTFEMHGRRYIEIETLSDSKSCYFQPLDILEFYTHGLDQTGEAIAKKRWATLRSTAFGYGMKINEAGFLLHSMIPLQFILKNEAGTPIEQTTPNIQTFMEIFKDTNYSYGKVTFPSTTTLAKWLENPQQATLDQSAVNPEWLIATMGHYDTMRPGDRKAFTIHPDNASWYKIANASGVESNKWNYLPLWGGARAWTRPSSGVLCYNPMRADQTHGIFMRMTPVKDTNGALIKFRARITMEHFINITIRLPPDGMETGPSSVYNQHLQALMAQNNVTEYIVNHPF